The DNA segment GGGCACAGTATTATGCAGCCGGCCGTGTAGGTGTTGAATATAACAGTCGATCTTATGGAGCGTCGGTGTTTTCAGATTATGCCTACTTGGCTCAAGGTGCAGGACTCACCGAACAAGCACTTGGGGTGGGCGGTTCACTTTGGTGGATTCTCGGAGATTGGCGGCTTGATTTATCGAGCGGCTATGCACCGGTGGCAAACCGAGCACAGGATGCGAAGATACCACCCGTTTCAGGATGGATAGCGGTAGGGCGGGAATGGGACTCGTTTTGATTTATAAGCTTACGGATAGAGTAAATCTCGAAAAAGAGTTGGTTATCGCAGGCAAGTGTTCTATCGGTTTGTTTGAATGAGTGGAGTAGGTGAAGCATGGATTTATTAAAGCGTATTCTCACAGCTCAGGTGTACGCTGTGGCGAAACAGACTCCGGTGGAAAAAGCTCCACTTTTGTCTAAGAATTTGGACAACGAAGTTTTCTTGAAGCGTGAAGACATGCAGCCCGTGTTTTCCTTCAAGCTTCGAGGCGCCTTCAATAAAATTGCCCAGCTGAGTCCCGAAGTGAGAGCTGCGGGAGTGGTTGCCGCGTCCGCAGGTAACCACGCGCAAGGTGTGGCGATGGCGGCAGCTCATTTTGGTTGCGAGGCTACGATATTCATGCCGGCATCTACGCCATCTATCAAGGTCGACGCTGTGCGTTCTTTGGGTGGTACTGCCAAATTGATTGGTCAAAGCTTCGATGATGCGAAGGCTGCCGCATTTGAATTTGCTAATGAGCACTCCTTGTCTTTCGTCCACCCGTTCGACGATATGGATGTGATTGCGGGGCAGGGCACGGTGGGGATGGAACTCCTTCGGCAGCTAGACGGCAATGTGGATGCAGTTTTTGTCTGCGTGGGCGGTGGCGGCTTGATTGCCGGAGTATCTGCATATGTGAAGACGCTCTTACCGGATACGATGGTGATTGGTGTGGAGCCAGATGACTCTCCTACGTTACATCAAGCATTGCTTGCAGGTGAGCCTGTAGACCTTGAGCACGTTGGGTTGTTTGCCGACGGCGCAAGCGTGAAGCGAATCGGCGATAATAC comes from the Deltaproteobacteria bacterium genome and includes:
- the ilvA gene encoding threonine ammonia-lyase, biosynthetic, which codes for MDLLKRILTAQVYAVAKQTPVEKAPLLSKNLDNEVFLKREDMQPVFSFKLRGAFNKIAQLSPEVRAAGVVAASAGNHAQGVAMAAAHFGCEATIFMPASTPSIKVDAVRSLGGTAKLIGQSFDDAKAAAFEFANEHSLSFVHPFDDMDVIAGQGTVGMELLRQLDGNVDAVFVCVGGGGLIAGVSAYVKTLLPDTMVIGVEPDDSPTLHQALLAGEPVDLEHVGLFADGASVKRIGDNTFKIAKENVDEVCLVDTDEICAAIKDMFEETRTVLEPAGALALEGAKKWLNRKNWS